ATAAATTTTCACAGGCTGAGTTTATGCTTGTAATCCTGCCCTCAAGGTCTAAAGAATAGATTGCTAAATAATGTTGGTCGTACAATGATTTATAAATCTGCTTGCTTTCTTTTAGTTCCTTTGTTCTCTGTTCAACCTTGCTTTCAAGTCTATGGTTCAAGGTTGAAACATCCTGCAAAAGCTTCTTATTGTCAATAATAACAAGAATCTGTTTCACTATAACAAGAAGCATGGTAATAACCATACCGACAGAAAACAAATCATGTGAATAAGCTAACTCTACAGTTAAGGAAATTGTCACTACAACATAAGGCATACTAATTCGAAGCACATTTATCTTTGAAGAGGCTTTTTCGGTTACTATTTGTCGCTGCTCTAAATACAATGAATATAAGCCTGAAATCCCAATAATAAAAAATGCTAAAGCCCATAGAGGGTCATATAAGCTGCCAGTTGAATAAAGTCCTTTTGATGCAGTTAGAAAATAATAGGAATCAGCAATAAGAAGAGTAAATATACCTCCAAAGATAAGTATGTATTTCCTGTAATACGCTTCTTCGCCTAATAGAAAGTATAAATACAGTACTCCTAGCAACATGGTTAAATCAAAAACCGGACTACCCAAGGTCAGCAAGACCCAAATAATAGATTGTCCATTAAATTGCTGAAACATGGGAGCTATAATAAATCTGTAGCTCAAATTTATTATAGCAATCATAACTATAAGAGCATCAAATATTGAATATAGGCTCTTATACGCGCTTCTTCCTTTATGCATCCTGTAAAATACGGCACTTAGATAGAAAAAATACATTAAGGCAAAAAATAAACTAAAATACCCTGCATAGTGATGCTCTATCTTTAATATTATTTCGTAATAACTCCAAATTAGCATTCCTATAGTATAAGAGAACGTCCCAAGAACCATAAACAGCCAAAATTTCTTCTCTCTCTTAGATATTTTTTTATAGGTTGTAATTAGTAAAATAAGGGTTATTATGAGAGCAACAGTTTGCAGTATATCAGAACCAATTGTTAGCATCCTTTTATTATCCTGCCATAAAAAAATCCATAAATAAAAAAATATTACGTAGATAGTTGTACCTAACACAATTTTTCTTCTAGAATTAAATAAGCCCAATCCTATGCACCCCACTTAAGTAAGAAAACAAATATTTATACTAAGCTAAATATAACCTTTTCATAGTAAGATAATATATACAATTATACAAGATTACACAAATTCCTACAATAATTTACCTAGCATTAATTATTTGTTATTTCCTTCAAGAAATTTACTGCTACTGTAGATAATTTATTATTTTCGAGAGTCACTATGGAGTTTTGTGTATATAGAGACTGATTATCTATAATCTTAAACTTCAAATTATTTGCAAGTACAAGGCTTTTAGAGGACATAGGTACTATAGCAACTCCCAAACCTGCATTTGCCCATAATAAAGAAGTCCTGGAATCATCATTTATACACAGAATTGATGGGTTTATTCTCTCTTTTTGAAATGCTGAAATTACAACATCTTTAAATCTTCTATATATAACAAGGGGCTTTCCCCTTAATTCTTCAATCAAAATTGTTTCCTCATATTTGTCTAAATCACTATCAGTACTATATGCGGCTATCATTGGTTCACTTTTCATATAAATTGTATTCAATCCAGTCGTTTCAAAGGGAGTCCTCACAATTCCAATTTCTATGACTCCAGAAAAAAGCAGCTCTATAATTTCTGGTGTAATCCCTTCATAGATCTCATATCTGACTTTACTATATTTTTTATGAAACCTAAGAAAAAACCTCTCTAAAAAGTCGGCATCTATTGCAGATATTGTTCCAATCCTTAAGGTTCCCTTAAAACCGCTCTTATTATCCTGAAGTTCCTTTTCAATTGAGTTTTGCAGCTCCAGCATACTATTTGCTTTATCTAAAAGAATTTCCCCTGCATCAGTTAAAGTTATCCTTCTTGATCCTCTATGAAATAACTTAGTTCCTAATTGTTCCTCTAGATTCTTTATTTGATTGCTAAGAGCAGGTTGAGCTATATGTAGTTTTTTTGATGCAGCTGTAATGTTTCCCGCATTTACCACAGTTACAAAATATAAAAGCTGTTTTATTTCCATGAACTTATCTCCTATATAAAAAAACATATGGATTCTATAATATATCAATATTTTTATTATATGTTAATCTATGTTAGACTACAATAGAGTAAAACAATGCAAGGGGGAATACTAATGGTTACTGATATGACTAAAGGAAATCCTACAAAAACTATACTAAAGTTTTCACTTCCTTTTTTGATTGGAAACTTATTTCAACAATTATATAACATTGTGGATTCAGTTGTCGTTGGAAAGTTCATTGGAACAGAATCATTGGCAGCAGTAGGCTCGTCATTTATGCTTATGAACTTCTTTTCTTTTATAATAATAGGATTATGTATGGGCGCTTCTGCCGTTTATTCATTTTTCTTCGGTGAGAAAAATTATTCAAAGCTTCGTAAATCAATATTTATATCCTTTTCATTGATAGGTTTTTTTACAGTTATACTTTCAATTGCAATCATATTAAATATTGATAATATGCTGCTTCTTATAAAAACTCCTCAAAGCATATTTAAAGGCTCAAGCGATTACCTAAGAATCATTTTTGGAGGATTAATATTTGTATTTCTATTTAATGCTTGTTCAGCTTTACTTAGATCTATAGGTGATTCAAGAACTCCATTATATTTTTTAGTTTTAGCTGCTATCATTAACATTGTGCTTGATTTAGTGTTTGTAATTAATTTTAATATGGGTATAGAAGGAGTAGCTCTTGCAACTATAATAGCTCAGGCTGTATCATCAGTCTTATGTTTAGTCTATGCTTTTCTAAAAATACCTCTTATTAGACTAAAGCGTGAGGATATGGTATTTGACAAAAACATATCACTCATGATTGGTAAATATAGCATTCTTACATCAATTCAACAGTCTATTATGACCTTTGGAATGGTTTGCGTTCAGGGAATTGTAAATACTTTTGGGCCAGATACAATTGCAGCTTTTACTGCAGCTGGAAAGATTGATTCTATAGCATACTTGCCAGTTCAGGATTTTGGCAATGCTTTTTCTACTTATATAGCTCAAAACAAAGGAGCTAAGAATACTTCAAGAATACATGAAGGTATAAAATCTGCTGCTCGTACAATAGTTTTATTTTGTTTAGTTTTTTCTACATTGATTTTTATAAATTCCAAGAATTTAATGAAGATTTTTGTAAATGCAGATGAAATTAATGTAATAACTCTTGGTGTAGAATATTTGTCTATAATATCTGTATTTTATATATTAATAGGTTTTTTATTTATGTTCTATGGATTTTTTAGAGGTATTGGAGCATTAAATACCTCCTTGATACTTACAATAATGTCTCTTGGTACTAGAGTAATCATGGCATATGTACTTTCAAGGATTCCTCAGTTAGCTCAGCGCGGCATATGGTGGTCTGTTCCTCTAGGCTGGTTCCTTGCAGATAGCATTGGACTTACAATTTATTTAAAGATGAAAAAGAAGAGCTTGTTTCAATAAATAAAGGCAGAGCAACAACATTGATTTTTGTTGCTCTGCCTTTTATTCATTCCAACTATTGAACTGCTGTTATTTTAGCAATCACAATATATTATGATTTTAAAGTGTTAATTGTTACTAGAAACTGTAACATTTTTTACTGCTGTCCATAGACTAATATTAATAAGAATTTCAGAATTTATTTTAATAATATGGGGTGATATAATGCGAAAAAAACATAAGTATAGGTGTAATTATTTATGTTATGACATAAGTGAACTGAGGATGATCGGTCAGGGGCATGAGGGCAAGGTCTATCTACTTCCTAATGATAGAGTAATAAAGATATTTCATAATTCTAATTCTTGCAAACGCCAAATCGAGATACTTCTGAAAGCACGAAACAGCAGGTTTTTTCCTACTGTTTTTTATTTTGATAATAATTCTATAGTTATGAGTTTTATACACGGCACCACTCTATCTCATTACTTAAACTATTACGAGATTGATAAAAATATTTCACTTGAACTTGTCAAGCTTATTGATAATTTTAGGGATCTAGGTTTTACAAGGCTTGACATGCGTCTTGGACATATATTTTTGCAGCCTGATAAAACCATTAAGGTTATTGATCCCAGAAAAAGTTATGAAAAAATACGAACCTACCCACGTTCGATGCTAAAAGGACTAAGAAAGCGCGAAGCTCTAAATGATTTTTATGAATACATTAGAGAAGATTATCCATGTTACTATAAATACTGGAAAAACATGCTCTTGAAAGAGTATGGATAAATGTATTTTAATTAATATCACTTCCATTGCTTTTAGCTAAAGGTAAAAAGTTAACAAGTTAACTTTTTAAAAATATACCTTTAAGCAATCAAACACACCTTTTTCAAAATTTCATATTATATATTGATATTAATTTTTTTTGGAGAAGCATATGCAAGTATTTTATACAGTCCGCTTTGGTGATACCATCAGCAGTATTGCAAAGCGCTTTAATATTCCTATTATCTCTTTAATAAATGCAAACAATCTTAAAGCTCCATATAAAATCTATATAGGTCAGCAGTTGTCAATGCCTCCTGGCGTCACCACTTATGTAGTAAAGCCTGGGGATTCAATTTATGCTATATCAACAAGGTATGGTATTCCTATTCGTATAATTTTAAAAGCAAATACTATTGAAGAACCTTATACTATAATGCCTGGTCAAATCCTCAATATTCCTCAAGGAGTACCCTTTTATGTTGTCAACCCTGGAGATTCTCTTTACAAGATTGCTGCACGGTACAATGTAATAGTAAACGGGCAACCAAGTGCTGAGCTTATTATAAAAGCTAACCCTGGACTTACTGCCTCTATAAGACCAGGCATGACTATTTCTATTCCCTATCCACCTCCCGGAGGAAAAGGAAGATTAGCTGCGGTGTTAAGCGACGACATCAATTCCTATCTGATGTTCTATGACACAACTACAGGACAACGAGATACGATGTTATTAGACGAAGGAAGCGAGACATCAAGGATTTTCTGGGCTCCAAATCGAAGTAAAATTGCACATATAGGGAGCTCTGGAGTTATTTCTATTATAGACGTGCCAACAAAAAGAGTCTCAAAAGTTGATAAAATACCTGTTCCCGGATTTATTGACTGGTCTTCCGACAGCCAAACAATTGTCTACTCTAATGGAAAGTTAATTCGAATGTACAATGTTACGAATTATACCTCTACAACTATCTATCGCGTAGGTACTTCATATGTTCAATGGTTCCCAAATAGCAACGAACTTCTATACGAGGCAAAAGACTCCTCAAACACCAGTCAGCTATATAAAAATTCTTTAGACGGAAGTAATGAAATTCAGATTACTAAAAATGCTAATGGAAATTTAAACGAAGTAAGGCTATCTCCAAATGGAAACTATGTTTTGTATACTACACCCGGAGTAAGCATATCAGAAATTTATACAATAGAGCTTGCTACGGGAAATATATACAAGATTCCTGGAGGTCCTGAAGCTAAGAACTACTATCCAATCTGGTCTCCAGATTCAACTAAAATAGCCTATAGCTCAACTCAATTTATTAACGGAAAATATTATTCTCTAATTAGAGTTACTGGCTTAAAAGGCGAAGCTGATTCTACTATAGCCATTGGCAGCTGTTTTGCTACACCTTTAGCCTGGTCTCCAGACAGTAGAAAAATAGCATATCTATCAGGCTGCAGACAGGAATACAAGCCTGTTGAAGTTTGGAGCATAGATATCGATAAATTAGTTCCTATTAACATTTTAAGCGGATTTACATTCTACAGCATTGATTGGTGACAAAAACAAGAAAAGCAGTTGAGGCAATTTAAAATCACCTCAACTGCTTTTTTAATGCTTTTTATCAAAGGCTATAATTACCTTAAACAAGTCACCATCAACTATTATATCTAGTCTGCCTCCATGCAATTCTACAAAACTTTTAGCTATAGCTAGACCTAGACCTGCTCCCTCTGTATTTCTCGATTTATCCCCTCTTACAAATCTCTCCATTATCTCATCAACATTAAAGTTTATTTCATTTGCAGCCATGTTTTTAAACACTATTTCAACCTTATCTCTGTGGTTAAAAATATCTATATAAACTCTGCTGCCTTCTAAGGCATACTTTGTTATGTTTATTATAAGATTTTCAAAAACTCTAAACATCCGCTGACTGTCTAAAGGAAGTATCACTTTTTCTTCGGGATAATTAGCTCTTATTGATAAAGATGACCTTAGTATTTTATCATCCAATTCCAGTAGGGTTTGCTTCATTAACGCCACAACATCCACATCAACTATATTTAAGCTGATGTTTCCGCTGGTAGCCTTACTCACTTCAAATAAATCTTCTATTAAATCCTTAAGTCTTTGAGATTTTCTATCCAAAGTGTCTAAGTATTCTCTTCGTTTTTCTTCTGGAAGGTTTCCATCTTTTAGAAGCTCTACGTAAGTAATAATAGAGGTTAAAGGAGTCTTAAGATCATGAGAAACATTAGTAATTAGCTCTGTTTTCATCTTCTGGCTTTTTACTTCTTCATCAACAGCTTTTTTAAAACCCTTTTGAATATTCTGCAGCTCCACCTTAAAGGTATTAAATACCCCTAAATCCTCTTCAATATATATATCCAGCTTACCTTCAGCAATCCTGTTTGTAGCTTCAAATAACTTGTTATACTTGTTGCTTATATCGCTGTAATGTTTAGTTATTATTCTAAATAAAACTATAGTATATCCAATAGCAAGAATTATTCCCAGAAACCACATAGAACTCATGACAACCAAAATTATTAGATTTATTCCAAGCAGAAGCCTGATTCTCTTCTTTTCCTTGCTTTTTAAATCAATGTTGCTTAAGTAGCTGTAAACTCTCCTGTTAGTTATCCATATGCTTCTTAAAAGCTTATATAAAAGTGAGTTTTCACCTAGGTATTTTTTAATTCCGATACTCCAGATATGCTTTAGTAGGATAATTGTAAAAAATACGATAGCAAAGCTGGTAGTCCAAAACATAATATTAATAAGGCTCTCAATCTCAGCTGCAGCTTCACCACTCATAATTAAAGGTGCAAAATTAATTATATCCTCTTCTAACGTGCTGCTTATCAGCGAATAGGATGCTCCATAAAGAATAACTACTATGGCTGCAGTGGATATAGAAGCAATTATCTCCACAGGCACTTTAGCAATTTGGTTAAATCCAATCGTCTCTTTTGTAAGCTTGTATGGGATTATTAATGCGATGATAGTTATCAAAATAAGAGCAGGATTTATAATATTTGCTGCAGCTGATGTATATGAGCTGATTCTGCTTTGTGTTTGATAATTAGTTATTGAATCCTTATACTTTAATTCTTTAGGTACGGCATAAATATAAATCATGTTCTTAATAGGCTTTACTTCAAAATTATTTATATTTTCGTTACTTTTAATTGTGCTAGAAGCAATAAGTTTATCTGCTCCATAAATTCTTTTAATACTCATGTCTCCCTTGTCATTATAATCAATAACAATATAGAAATCGTATTTATTATTTAGTGCTTCATAGACGTTGGATTCAGTATTGTCAGCTAACAGCTGGCTTAATTCAGCTTGGTTTCTCTCTTTAACCATCTTGTTATCTTTATTGACAGCGTAATAGTCCAGGTTTTTCAAATCTGTGTCTAACATCTCCTGATTCCTGTAAATATATCTGTCAAATTCATTATAAAAATTCTTTAAATTTTCCTCACTTTTATAATATTGACCTCCATATCCACTTATAAGAACCTCTGAGGGTTTTAAAATGTCATTATCCTTATTCTTTAAAGTATCAAAATATATACCGTAGTTGCTGCGATTTAAATTATAGAAAAAATCATCTTTCTCAAAAATGTTATATTCATATTTTCTTGCCTGCTCTTTTATAAATGGATATGTAGAATATATTCCTGCTGATAAAAATATTAAAAGCAAAAAAATAGCTGCACTTATAATATATCTTCCTTTACTGCTTTTCAATTTTGTATCCAACTCCCCACACCACCTTTAAATATTTTGGATTTTTAGGATTTATCTCTATCTTTTCTCTTATATTTCTCACATGAACCATTATCGTATCAGTACTTATTGCCTGTTCGTTCCAAACTCTTTCATATATTTCCTCCGCTGAAAACACTCTTCCTGGGTTTCTTATTAAAAGTGTTAAAATTTTAAACTCAATAGGAGTAGTTCTTACTAAAATTCCATCTACCGTTACCTCTTTAGTGTCTGTATTTATTTCTAGCCCCCCAACGGAATGTATATTGGATTTCACTTCATTTTCCTTTAACATGCTTAAAAATTTGGTGTATCTCCTAAGCTGAGAGTTAACTCTAGCTAAAAGCTCAAGAGGCTTAAAAGGTTTAGTCACATAATCATCTGCCCCCATATTAAGGCCCATTATTTTATCAACATCCTCAGACTTTGCCGACAACATTATTACGGGAAAAGCATAATTTTCTCTAAGCTTCATGGTAAAGGTTATCCCATCCATTTTAGGCATCATCACATCCACAATTGCCAGATGTATTGCTTCTGTATCCACCATTTGGAGGCCCTCAATACCATTGCTGGCAATAAAGACCTTATAACCTTGATTTGTCAAGTAAGCCTCAATTGCAACTGCTATATCTCTTTCATCTTCCACAACTAAAATATTATATGTATCCACTTTACTTACCTCTCTCATAAATGATATTTATAGGATTTCATTCCTAATTATATAATACTATAGTTATGTAATCACCTCATTTTATTCATCCTCTTTGTATTGCTGGCCATCATTATCTTTTCTATAATTAAATCTATTAACTATTTATATACTACTATTAATTCTTAAAGATACTATGGTATTAATCCTAAAGATTTTCTAAAGGTTTCTTATCTATTGCAGATAACTAAAGCGTTATATAAAGTAAATAAAAAACAAGAGCTTCATATGTAAGCTCTT
The genomic region above belongs to Clostridium swellfunianum and contains:
- a CDS encoding LysR family transcriptional regulator, producing the protein MEIKQLLYFVTVVNAGNITAASKKLHIAQPALSNQIKNLEEQLGTKLFHRGSRRITLTDAGEILLDKANSMLELQNSIEKELQDNKSGFKGTLRIGTISAIDADFLERFFLRFHKKYSKVRYEIYEGITPEIIELLFSGVIEIGIVRTPFETTGLNTIYMKSEPMIAAYSTDSDLDKYEETILIEELRGKPLVIYRRFKDVVISAFQKERINPSILCINDDSRTSLLWANAGLGVAIVPMSSKSLVLANNLKFKIIDNQSLYTQNSIVTLENNKLSTVAVNFLKEITNN
- a CDS encoding MATE family efflux transporter, which codes for MVTDMTKGNPTKTILKFSLPFLIGNLFQQLYNIVDSVVVGKFIGTESLAAVGSSFMLMNFFSFIIIGLCMGASAVYSFFFGEKNYSKLRKSIFISFSLIGFFTVILSIAIILNIDNMLLLIKTPQSIFKGSSDYLRIIFGGLIFVFLFNACSALLRSIGDSRTPLYFLVLAAIINIVLDLVFVINFNMGIEGVALATIIAQAVSSVLCLVYAFLKIPLIRLKREDMVFDKNISLMIGKYSILTSIQQSIMTFGMVCVQGIVNTFGPDTIAAFTAAGKIDSIAYLPVQDFGNAFSTYIAQNKGAKNTSRIHEGIKSAARTIVLFCLVFSTLIFINSKNLMKIFVNADEINVITLGVEYLSIISVFYILIGFLFMFYGFFRGIGALNTSLILTIMSLGTRVIMAYVLSRIPQLAQRGIWWSVPLGWFLADSIGLTIYLKMKKKSLFQ
- a CDS encoding serine/threonine protein kinase, which encodes MRKKHKYRCNYLCYDISELRMIGQGHEGKVYLLPNDRVIKIFHNSNSCKRQIEILLKARNSRFFPTVFYFDNNSIVMSFIHGTTLSHYLNYYEIDKNISLELVKLIDNFRDLGFTRLDMRLGHIFLQPDKTIKVIDPRKSYEKIRTYPRSMLKGLRKREALNDFYEYIREDYPCYYKYWKNMLLKEYG
- a CDS encoding LysM peptidoglycan-binding domain-containing protein, translating into MQVFYTVRFGDTISSIAKRFNIPIISLINANNLKAPYKIYIGQQLSMPPGVTTYVVKPGDSIYAISTRYGIPIRIILKANTIEEPYTIMPGQILNIPQGVPFYVVNPGDSLYKIAARYNVIVNGQPSAELIIKANPGLTASIRPGMTISIPYPPPGGKGRLAAVLSDDINSYLMFYDTTTGQRDTMLLDEGSETSRIFWAPNRSKIAHIGSSGVISIIDVPTKRVSKVDKIPVPGFIDWSSDSQTIVYSNGKLIRMYNVTNYTSTTIYRVGTSYVQWFPNSNELLYEAKDSSNTSQLYKNSLDGSNEIQITKNANGNLNEVRLSPNGNYVLYTTPGVSISEIYTIELATGNIYKIPGGPEAKNYYPIWSPDSTKIAYSSTQFINGKYYSLIRVTGLKGEADSTIAIGSCFATPLAWSPDSRKIAYLSGCRQEYKPVEVWSIDIDKLVPINILSGFTFYSIDW
- a CDS encoding sensor histidine kinase produces the protein MDTKLKSSKGRYIISAAIFLLLIFLSAGIYSTYPFIKEQARKYEYNIFEKDDFFYNLNRSNYGIYFDTLKNKDNDILKPSEVLISGYGGQYYKSEENLKNFYNEFDRYIYRNQEMLDTDLKNLDYYAVNKDNKMVKERNQAELSQLLADNTESNVYEALNNKYDFYIVIDYNDKGDMSIKRIYGADKLIASSTIKSNENINNFEVKPIKNMIYIYAVPKELKYKDSITNYQTQSRISSYTSAAANIINPALILITIIALIIPYKLTKETIGFNQIAKVPVEIIASISTAAIVVILYGASYSLISSTLEEDIINFAPLIMSGEAAAEIESLINIMFWTTSFAIVFFTIILLKHIWSIGIKKYLGENSLLYKLLRSIWITNRRVYSYLSNIDLKSKEKKRIRLLLGINLIILVVMSSMWFLGIILAIGYTIVLFRIITKHYSDISNKYNKLFEATNRIAEGKLDIYIEEDLGVFNTFKVELQNIQKGFKKAVDEEVKSQKMKTELITNVSHDLKTPLTSIITYVELLKDGNLPEEKRREYLDTLDRKSQRLKDLIEDLFEVSKATSGNISLNIVDVDVVALMKQTLLELDDKILRSSLSIRANYPEEKVILPLDSQRMFRVFENLIINITKYALEGSRVYIDIFNHRDKVEIVFKNMAANEINFNVDEIMERFVRGDKSRNTEGAGLGLAIAKSFVELHGGRLDIIVDGDLFKVIIAFDKKH
- a CDS encoding response regulator transcription factor; protein product: MDTYNILVVEDERDIAVAIEAYLTNQGYKVFIASNGIEGLQMVDTEAIHLAIVDVMMPKMDGITFTMKLRENYAFPVIMLSAKSEDVDKIMGLNMGADDYVTKPFKPLELLARVNSQLRRYTKFLSMLKENEVKSNIHSVGGLEINTDTKEVTVDGILVRTTPIEFKILTLLIRNPGRVFSAEEIYERVWNEQAISTDTIMVHVRNIREKIEINPKNPKYLKVVWGVGYKIEKQ